Proteins encoded in a region of the Mucilaginibacter sabulilitoris genome:
- a CDS encoding sigma-70 family RNA polymerase sigma factor, whose translation MGLINAAHRYDTSRGFKFISYAVWWIRQAIIAAIAEQSRLVHIPCNFYTLIGKIKKSEAKLEQELKRKPTPEEIADHLHMKIEKLHDLLSFFNHEISLDKLSEDSAELSLLDILPSKSDDIDSDLSLESKRLVIDSALNILNAREKEILQLYFGLNAAIPVPIEQIAKKFELSVEHIRRLRDNALYRIRCSSYGAILQSYVN comes from the coding sequence ATGGGTTTAATAAATGCTGCTCATCGCTATGATACATCACGCGGGTTTAAATTTATTTCTTACGCAGTTTGGTGGATCCGCCAGGCAATAATCGCCGCCATAGCAGAGCAATCCCGGTTGGTTCATATCCCTTGCAATTTTTATACATTAATTGGAAAAATTAAAAAGTCTGAGGCTAAATTGGAGCAGGAGCTTAAAAGAAAGCCCACGCCCGAGGAGATTGCCGATCACCTGCACATGAAAATTGAAAAACTACATGATTTGCTTAGTTTTTTCAATCATGAAATTTCACTGGATAAGCTATCAGAAGATAGCGCTGAGCTTAGCTTGTTAGATATTCTTCCATCTAAAAGTGATGACATTGACAGTGATCTTTCATTAGAGTCAAAAAGACTGGTAATTGATAGCGCATTAAATATTCTTAATGCCCGGGAAAAGGAAATTCTTCAACTTTATTTTGGGTTAAATGCGGCGATCCCCGTTCCTATAGAACAGATTGCCAAAAAATTCGAATTGTCGGTTGAACATATCCGGCGTCTTAGAGACAACGCCTTGTATCGCATTCGTTGCTCAAGTTATGGTGCTATCCTGCAGTCGTATGTTAACTGA
- a CDS encoding sigma-70 factor domain-containing protein yields MQQLIITNDMINRDANSLKRYFNELKKIDLLTAEKEVLLAQKAKQGDAQSLQTLIESNLRLVISVAKHYQNRGVSITDLINEVIWV; encoded by the coding sequence ATGCAACAGTTAATTATAACAAATGATATGATCAATCGCGACGCCAATTCGTTAAAAAGATATTTTAATGAATTGAAAAAGATTGATCTACTGACTGCCGAGAAAGAAGTTTTGCTTGCGCAAAAAGCAAAACAGGGCGATGCACAATCATTACAAACGCTTATAGAATCAAATTTACGCCTTGTTATTTCGGTTGCGAAACATTATCAAAATAGGGGAGTTTCAATAACGGATCTGATTAATGAGGTAATATGGGTTTAA